GATAACTCTTTATTTTACTCTTAAAAATTTCTCTGTCAAATTGAAGCGACTTTGACCGGATGTAGTGAGGATTGTAGTCCGAGTCGCGAAATTTTTTAACCGCCTCAATTATGTCTTCGGCTGTCTGATTATCAAAAAATATTCCCATTTTTCCCTCTTCCATATGCTCGGGAATATCTCCTCCCCGGAAGGCGATGATGGGCCGGCCGGACGCCATGGCTTCAATAGCCACGATTCCGAAATCCTCCTCTTGGGGAAAAATAAAAGCCCGGCACTCGGCATAATATTTTGCCAATTCATTGTCCGACACTCTTCCCAAAAATTCGATATTGGGTCCTGCCATTTTCTGAAGGCGCTTCATTTCCGGACCGCGGCCGATTATTTTCAGAGGAAGCCCTAGCTTGTTAAACGCGGAAATCGCGATATCATGGCGTTTGTAAGCGATGAGCCGCCCGACCATCAGAAAATAACCCGCCTCGACTCGCGGAGACGTTACACCCGTTTCGCCAGCCTCGCCGAGTCTAGGCGGGCCGAATCGAGGCGAGTCGACGCGAGGCGGGTCTTTGCGACTCTCGCTGATGTAAAAGTTTCCGGTAGCGACAGGCGGA
The window above is part of the Candidatus Moraniibacteriota bacterium genome. Proteins encoded here:
- a CDS encoding glycosyltransferase — translated: TPMRYAWDDCQKYTQDFNFPEVIKRFIPFAMNYIRLWDRVSADRVDRFIANSDFVAKRIKKYYQKDAEVIHPPVATGNFYISESRKDPPRVDSPRFGPPRLGEAGETGVTSPRVEAGYFLMVGRLIAYKRHDIAISAFNKLGLPLKIIGRGPEMKRLQKMAGPNIEFLGRVSDNELAKYYAECRAFIFPQEEDFGIVAIEAMASGRPIIAFRGGDIPEHMEEGKMGIFFDNQTAEDIIEAVKKFRDSDYNPHYIRSKSLQFDREIFKSKIKSYLERELEKHKLSLTKR